In Lentibacillus amyloliquefaciens, one DNA window encodes the following:
- a CDS encoding PucR family transcriptional regulator has product MLDRAAISIAQILLRNRTIEERKLNVEDDLVQNLLLGKPYNPDELKMIMPPSNKHLYYRVFICQTYNASSNSNHDAWDEVKVQRSMSIRSLFERYGFYPAVSVKKTEIAVISFFNADKHDKFAANQFTALISECPETLNLHPQNIGVSGNHQDTSRFRRAYKEANEVLHLNKYHDSDIALYENIGIYRLLFQLKDNQLIESYIEDYIGPLLKHDKEMNAELLTTLETYLKFSESKKETAERLFIVRQTLYHRLDKIEELLGNDYLEPTNRLAIETAIKAYHLMEDSSPENLL; this is encoded by the coding sequence GTGTTAGACAGAGCAGCCATATCAATTGCACAAATTTTATTAAGAAACAGGACAATTGAAGAACGAAAATTAAATGTGGAAGATGATTTGGTGCAAAATTTATTGCTAGGAAAACCATATAACCCTGATGAACTCAAAATGATCATGCCGCCATCAAACAAACATTTATACTACAGAGTGTTTATTTGCCAGACGTATAATGCGTCTTCAAACAGCAATCATGATGCGTGGGATGAAGTAAAAGTGCAGCGGTCGATGTCAATCCGATCATTGTTTGAGCGCTATGGCTTTTATCCAGCAGTTTCCGTGAAGAAAACTGAAATCGCTGTCATTAGTTTTTTTAATGCCGACAAGCACGACAAATTTGCTGCCAATCAATTCACTGCATTAATCTCAGAATGCCCGGAGACGCTTAATCTTCATCCTCAAAACATAGGCGTCAGCGGCAACCATCAGGACACCTCCAGGTTCAGGCGAGCCTATAAGGAGGCCAATGAAGTGCTTCACCTGAACAAATATCACGATTCAGACATTGCTCTTTACGAAAACATCGGGATATACCGACTGCTTTTCCAGCTTAAGGACAATCAATTAATCGAATCATATATTGAGGATTATATTGGTCCATTGCTTAAACATGATAAGGAAATGAACGCAGAACTGCTGACGACACTTGAAACGTATTTAAAATTCAGCGAATCAAAAAAAGAAACAGCAGAGCGCTTATTCATTGTGCGTCAGACGCTCTATCACCGCCTTGATAAAATTGAAGAACTACTGGGAAACGATTACCTGGAACCGACTAACCGTCTGGCGATTGAAACGGCGATCAAAGCCTATCATTTAATGGAAGATTCAAGCCCGGAAAACTTGTTATGA
- a CDS encoding PucR family transcriptional regulator ligand-binding domain-containing protein produces MSSFNLTINDALNSDLFKSARVLAGEKGLDKNIKWTHIIETDDFDDLLNGGELVLTTGTGLSLESSLNTYERLIDKHVAGICIEIGHHFTKLPAEIKQFADEHHFPVIAFEEVVKFVDITQHLHTHIIDQHHQMLHEISELTQAFTELSLSPNGILKILQKLNNQFQSYALFMTDEAKAYYYPPEGKAFNESLASYVQNHRNANVFENIITIDDKKFALSPVNVVGQIWDIYVFRLLKHLQTNFYLLC; encoded by the coding sequence ATGAGCAGCTTTAACTTGACAATCAATGATGCACTAAACAGTGATCTATTTAAAAGCGCGCGTGTTTTAGCAGGCGAAAAAGGATTAGACAAAAACATTAAATGGACACATATTATTGAAACGGACGATTTTGATGACCTACTCAACGGAGGTGAGCTGGTCCTCACAACAGGAACAGGGCTCAGCCTCGAGTCTTCACTAAACACTTATGAAAGGCTAATTGACAAACATGTTGCCGGCATCTGTATTGAAATTGGGCACCATTTCACCAAGCTCCCGGCTGAAATTAAGCAATTTGCAGATGAGCATCACTTTCCAGTCATCGCATTTGAGGAAGTTGTTAAATTTGTCGATATCACACAACATTTGCATACACATATTATTGACCAGCACCATCAAATGCTTCATGAGATTAGTGAGTTGACCCAAGCGTTTACAGAACTCTCCCTCTCACCAAATGGGATACTAAAAATCCTGCAAAAATTAAACAATCAATTTCAATCGTACGCACTGTTTATGACTGATGAAGCCAAAGCTTATTATTATCCCCCTGAAGGGAAAGCTTTTAATGAATCACTCGCTTCATACGTGCAAAATCATCGCAACGCAAATGTTTTCGAAAACATCATTACTATTGACGATAAAAAGTTTGCGCTCTCCCCTGTGAATGTTGTCGGCCAAATTTGGGATATTTATGTCTTCAGGTTACTGAAGCATCTCCAAACGAATTTTTATTTACTGTGTTAG
- a CDS encoding aspartate aminotransferase family protein: MKTLKEESQTLVEKDQKNIWHHMSKGDATKEPMIATEAKGSWITDHNGNEYLDGMSGLWCVNVGYGREELAQAAYDQLKEMSYTSMSQSHLPAIKLAEKLNEMLDDEYMIFYSNSGSDANEVAFKMARQYHQQNGESSRYKFISRYRAYHGGSLGALAATGQSLRKYKYEPLTSGFLHVAPPDNYRKPENQSVEEYNLLRAQEIEEKIIWEQKETIAGLIMEPVITGGGVLIPDPVYVEKVQEICNRHGVLLIMDEVICGFGRTGKTFGYMHYDVKPDIITMAKGLTSAYLPLSVTAVRKDIYEAFNDTEENSHFRHVNTFGGNPASCAVALKNIEIMEEENLTNRAAVLGEKLRDELKELENHPYVGDVRNQGFVMGIEMVEDKATKEPATDQRVSKIMGECKANGLIIGRNGDTVAGYNNILALCPPLSSTDDDLDFIVSVIKKVFKANE; encoded by the coding sequence ATGAAAACTTTAAAAGAAGAGTCACAGACACTTGTGGAAAAGGATCAGAAAAATATATGGCATCACATGTCTAAAGGGGATGCTACGAAAGAACCCATGATTGCAACAGAAGCGAAGGGTTCCTGGATTACAGACCACAATGGGAACGAGTATCTTGATGGCATGTCAGGATTGTGGTGTGTAAATGTAGGTTATGGCCGTGAAGAATTGGCTCAAGCAGCCTATGACCAATTGAAAGAGATGTCGTATACGTCCATGTCCCAAAGTCATCTGCCGGCTATAAAACTCGCCGAAAAGTTGAATGAAATGCTGGATGATGAGTATATGATCTTTTATTCCAATAGTGGTTCGGACGCCAATGAAGTGGCCTTTAAAATGGCTCGGCAATATCATCAGCAAAATGGTGAGTCGTCACGGTATAAATTCATATCCCGGTACCGGGCATATCATGGCGGTTCCCTCGGTGCATTAGCAGCTACAGGACAATCACTTCGTAAATATAAATACGAGCCATTGACTTCCGGCTTTCTGCATGTGGCACCGCCGGATAATTACAGAAAACCAGAAAACCAATCTGTTGAAGAATATAACCTGCTAAGAGCTCAAGAAATTGAGGAAAAGATTATTTGGGAGCAGAAAGAAACAATAGCGGGTCTTATTATGGAACCCGTTATTACTGGCGGTGGTGTATTAATCCCTGATCCGGTGTATGTGGAAAAGGTTCAGGAAATTTGTAATCGCCACGGTGTCTTATTAATTATGGATGAAGTGATTTGTGGTTTTGGAAGAACCGGTAAAACATTCGGATATATGCACTATGATGTGAAGCCTGATATTATAACGATGGCAAAAGGCCTGACAAGCGCTTATTTGCCTTTATCTGTTACGGCCGTTCGCAAGGATATTTATGAAGCCTTTAATGATACGGAAGAAAACAGTCATTTTCGCCATGTGAATACATTTGGCGGGAACCCGGCGTCATGTGCTGTCGCGTTAAAAAATATTGAGATAATGGAAGAGGAGAACCTGACAAACCGGGCGGCTGTTTTAGGAGAAAAGCTGAGAGATGAATTAAAAGAATTGGAAAACCATCCCTATGTAGGAGATGTACGGAATCAAGGCTTTGTAATGGGAATTGAAATGGTAGAAGATAAAGCAACGAAAGAACCGGCGACTGACCAGAGAGTAAGTAAGATAATGGGTGAATGCAAAGCGAATGGTTTAATTATCGGGAGAAACGGTGATACGGTTGCCGGCTATAATAATATATTGGCGCTTTGTCCGCCGTTATCTTCTACAGATGATGATCTTGATTTTATCGTATCTGTTATTAAAAAAGTGTTTAAAGCAAATGAATGA
- a CDS encoding CoA-acylating methylmalonate-semialdehyde dehydrogenase, whose translation MANSQTEVKTLKNYIGGKWIESESDKTESVINPATGETIAEVPISSQEDVDHAVKVAQEAFQEWKEMAVPKRARILFKYQQLLVDHWDELAELITIENGKNLKEAKGEVQRGIENVEFAAGAPNLMMGDQLSSIASGLESGTYRYPIGVIGGITPFNFPMMVPCWMFPMAIATGNTFVMKPSERTPLLANRLAELLTEAGLPDGVFNIVHGAHDVVNGLLDHKHVKGISFVGSQPVAEYVYKRGTDNLKRVQALAGAKNHSIVLKDANMDNATTQILNAAFGSAGERCMAASVVAIDESVADEFIDQLVQKANDVTMGNGLDDDVFLGPVIREQHKERTLSYIETGENEGAKLVRDGRDEGRAQEKGYFVGPTIFDNVTTEMKIWQDEIFAPVLSIVRVKNLDEAIDVTNESPFANGSCLFTRDGGSVRQFRETIDAGMLGVNIGVPAPMAFFPFSGWKDSFYGDLHANGKDSVEFYTRKKVITTRWV comes from the coding sequence ATGGCAAATTCACAAACAGAAGTAAAAACACTCAAAAATTATATCGGAGGCAAATGGATAGAATCTGAGAGTGACAAAACAGAGTCCGTGATAAACCCGGCAACCGGCGAAACAATAGCGGAAGTCCCAATATCATCCCAGGAAGATGTGGATCATGCGGTCAAAGTCGCTCAAGAAGCTTTTCAGGAATGGAAGGAGATGGCCGTTCCAAAGCGTGCGCGTATCTTATTCAAGTATCAGCAGCTCTTAGTGGATCACTGGGATGAGCTGGCTGAACTCATTACAATTGAAAACGGCAAAAATTTAAAGGAAGCTAAAGGTGAGGTGCAGCGCGGCATCGAAAATGTGGAGTTTGCTGCAGGGGCACCGAACTTAATGATGGGAGACCAACTTTCATCGATTGCCTCAGGTCTTGAGTCAGGGACGTATCGTTATCCGATCGGTGTTATAGGCGGTATTACACCATTTAACTTTCCGATGATGGTACCGTGCTGGATGTTTCCAATGGCAATTGCAACCGGAAACACATTTGTCATGAAGCCGTCTGAGCGTACACCATTGTTAGCGAATCGTCTGGCAGAACTGCTGACAGAAGCGGGACTACCTGATGGGGTGTTCAATATTGTTCACGGCGCCCATGATGTGGTCAACGGTTTGCTTGACCATAAACATGTTAAAGGTATTTCATTTGTAGGTTCCCAGCCGGTTGCAGAGTATGTTTATAAGCGTGGCACGGATAACCTGAAGCGGGTGCAGGCACTCGCCGGAGCGAAGAACCATTCGATTGTATTGAAAGATGCCAATATGGATAACGCAACTACTCAAATCTTGAATGCTGCATTTGGTTCTGCTGGTGAGCGTTGTATGGCAGCCTCTGTGGTGGCAATTGATGAATCTGTTGCGGATGAATTTATTGATCAGCTCGTTCAAAAGGCAAATGACGTCACAATGGGCAACGGGCTCGATGATGACGTCTTCTTGGGACCTGTCATTCGCGAACAGCATAAAGAACGGACCCTGAGTTATATTGAAACCGGTGAAAACGAAGGAGCCAAGCTTGTCCGGGACGGCCGTGATGAAGGACGTGCTCAGGAAAAAGGTTATTTTGTCGGTCCGACTATTTTTGATAATGTAACGACAGAAATGAAAATTTGGCAGGATGAAATTTTTGCGCCTGTATTGTCCATTGTTCGAGTGAAGAATCTTGATGAAGCAATAGACGTTACGAATGAATCGCCATTTGCCAACGGATCATGCCTGTTTACACGGGATGGTGGCAGTGTGCGGCAATTCAGGGAAACAATTGATGCAGGCATGCTGGGTGTCAATATTGGTGTTCCGGCGCCAATGGCATTTTTCCCATTCTCCGGCTGGAAGGATTCCTTTTATGGTGACTTGCATGCCAACGGGAAAGATAGTGTTGAATTCTACACACGCAAGAAAGTTATTACAACACGTTGGGTATAA
- a CDS encoding hydroxyacid dehydrogenase — MKILVTELMWDDGIEELRKLGYTVDYDMELGRKREELLKLLPEYDALIVRNETRVDTEFLDAAKNTRVIGRLGVGLDNIDLEAAKERDIPVIAAKNANATSVAEYVMAAMLDASRPLSDADADVRQGNWDRKFFTGYELNKRTLGLVGMGEISHRVAKRARAFGMDVVGYDPFVAPFDHILAETGVRPADTLDELLQQSDFVSVHVPLTKATKHMLNKDNFPLMKSHAYVINSARGGIVHEEDLIDAVKSKQIAGAYLDVLEKEPVQKDAPLAQVESIRLSPHIAGLTDEAQSRTAMLIAQEVDRVLNGGKSICAVV; from the coding sequence ATGAAAATTCTTGTGACGGAACTGATGTGGGACGATGGCATTGAGGAGCTCAGGAAGCTCGGCTATACGGTTGATTACGATATGGAATTGGGCCGGAAACGGGAGGAATTACTCAAATTGCTGCCGGAATATGATGCGCTGATTGTTCGCAATGAAACGCGTGTTGATACTGAATTCCTTGATGCGGCAAAAAATACACGCGTCATCGGCCGGCTCGGTGTCGGGCTGGATAATATTGATCTGGAAGCGGCTAAAGAGCGGGACATACCGGTGATTGCGGCTAAAAATGCGAATGCCACATCCGTTGCCGAATATGTGATGGCGGCGATGCTTGATGCGTCACGTCCATTGTCGGATGCAGATGCTGATGTGCGCCAGGGCAATTGGGATCGTAAGTTTTTCACAGGCTATGAATTGAATAAGCGGACACTTGGGCTTGTTGGAATGGGTGAGATCTCACACCGTGTGGCGAAACGGGCACGGGCGTTTGGCATGGATGTTGTGGGTTATGACCCGTTTGTTGCGCCGTTTGACCATATACTGGCAGAAACCGGTGTCCGGCCGGCAGATACCCTAGATGAGCTGCTGCAACAATCCGATTTTGTTTCGGTTCATGTCCCCCTGACCAAAGCAACCAAACATATGCTTAATAAAGATAATTTTCCATTGATGAAATCGCATGCTTATGTAATCAACTCGGCCAGAGGCGGCATTGTACACGAAGAGGACTTGATTGACGCTGTCAAGTCGAAGCAAATCGCCGGTGCTTACCTTGATGTGTTGGAAAAAGAGCCGGTTCAAAAGGACGCACCGCTTGCACAGGTCGAATCAATCAGACTTTCACCACACATTGCCGGGCTGACTGATGAAGCGCAGTCCAGAACCGCCATGCTGATCGCCCAGGAAGTAGATCGGGTGCTGAACGGCGGAAAATCGATTTGTGCTGTGGTATGA
- the rraA gene encoding ribonuclease E activity regulator RraA, with translation MRFKTTDLCDHYSNELSICKQPFTSYGMKKAFAGPISTVKVLEDNVLVEESLKTIPEGHLLIVDGGGSRECALMGDRLASIIKNRNLAGVIIYGCIRDSADIAQMDVGVLALGTSPLKSNKKREGEKDITLAFGEVEWKPGNFAYADEDGIVISERKLI, from the coding sequence ATGCGTTTTAAAACGACAGATCTATGCGATCACTATTCAAATGAACTATCTATCTGCAAGCAACCGTTTACTTCTTATGGAATGAAAAAAGCGTTCGCGGGCCCAATTTCCACTGTTAAAGTACTCGAGGATAACGTGCTTGTAGAAGAATCGCTTAAGACAATTCCAGAAGGTCATCTCCTTATTGTGGATGGCGGGGGATCCCGAGAATGTGCATTGATGGGCGATCGTCTTGCCAGCATCATTAAAAACCGCAATCTTGCGGGCGTTATTATATACGGATGCATCCGCGACTCCGCAGACATCGCCCAAATGGACGTCGGGGTTCTTGCGCTCGGAACAAGCCCTCTAAAAAGCAACAAAAAAAGAGAAGGTGAAAAAGATATAACGCTGGCATTTGGAGAAGTAGAGTGGAAACCTGGGAATTTTGCATATGCGGATGAAGACGGAATTGTTATATCAGAAAGAAAGCTGATTTAA